The proteins below are encoded in one region of Corvus hawaiiensis isolate bCorHaw1 chromosome 3, bCorHaw1.pri.cur, whole genome shotgun sequence:
- the LOC125323017 gene encoding gallinacin-11-like: MKLFSCLMALLLALLQAVPGLGLPRDTLRCLEYHGYCFHLKSCPEPFAAFGTCYRRRRTCCVDTTSNFHICQDEGGHCVPPEINCLQEQEGLCPRRGWKCCTEV; encoded by the exons ATGAAGCTCTTCTCCTGCCTCATGGCTCTCCTGCTTGCCCTCCTCCAGGCCGTTCCAG GTCTCGGCTTGCCCAGAGACACCTTGCGTTGTCTGGAATACCACGGCTACTGCTTCCATCTGAAGTCCTGCCCAGAGCCATTTGCTGCCTTTGGAACTTGCTATAGGCGCCGGAGGACCTGCTGCGTTG ACACCACATCCAACTTCCACATCTGCCAGGATGAGGGGGGTCATTGTGTGCCCCCAGAAATCAATTGTCTGCAAGAGCAAGAGGGACTCTGCCCTCGCAGAGGATGGAAGTGCTGCACAGAAGTGTGA
- the LOC125323021 gene encoding gallinacin-13-like, producing the protein MRVLQLLFAVVVILLLQGIPARGLSDSQQCRSNRGHCRRLCFHVERWEGSCSNGRLRCCR; encoded by the exons ATGCGGGttctccagctgctctttgcAGTCGTTGTCATTCTCCTCCTCCAGGGCATTCCGG CCAGAGGCCTTTCAGACAGCCAGCAGTGCAGAAGCAACCGCGGCCACTGCCGGAGGCTCTGCTTCCACGTGGAGCGCTGGGAAGGGAGCTGCAGCAATGGCCGCCTGCGCTGCTGCCGGTGA